One window of the Dehalococcoidia bacterium genome contains the following:
- the nadE gene encoding NAD(+) synthase, translating to MQKLAANLEEWIKEKVLEAKKTGAVVGLSGGIDSAVVAVLCKRAFPDATLAVIMPCYSNKADVAHAYALAEKFDIHAELIGLEPVYESLLKSFPKGKIYHKNDKLSQSNIKPRLRMITLYYLASQLNYLVVGTGNRSEIAVGYSTKYGDAGVDILPLGNLVKRQVSELAEYLGITRDIISKPPSAGLWEGQTDEGEMGLTYNELDRYLTTGEASVQVKKKIESMMRASAHKRAMPPIPPF from the coding sequence ATGCAAAAACTGGCTGCCAATCTGGAAGAATGGATAAAGGAAAAGGTATTAGAGGCAAAAAAGACAGGTGCGGTTGTCGGATTGAGCGGCGGTATCGACTCGGCGGTGGTCGCGGTTTTGTGCAAACGCGCCTTTCCCGATGCAACGCTCGCGGTTATCATGCCCTGTTACAGTAATAAAGCAGATGTAGCGCACGCGTACGCACTTGCGGAGAAGTTCGATATACATGCCGAATTGATCGGGCTTGAGCCGGTATACGAGTCGCTGCTGAAATCGTTTCCAAAAGGCAAAATCTACCATAAGAACGATAAGCTATCCCAATCGAATATTAAACCGCGGCTCAGGATGATAACTTTGTATTATCTTGCCTCGCAGCTCAATTATCTCGTCGTGGGAACAGGGAATCGCAGCGAAATAGCTGTAGGCTATTCTACAAAATACGGCGATGCAGGAGTGGATATCCTTCCCCTGGGCAATCTGGTAAAAAGACAGGTTAGTGAACTCGCCGAGTATCTGGGCATAACGAGGGATATTATAAGCAAGCCTCCTTCGGCGGGGTTGTGGGAGGGGCAGACGGACGAGGGTGAGATGGGGCTGACGTACAATGAGCTGGATCGATATCTGACGACCGGCGAGGCCAGCGTTCAGGTAAAGAAGAAAATCGAGTCTATGATGAGGGCAAGTGCTCATAAGAGAGCCATGCCGCCGATACCTCCGTTTTAG
- the recA gene encoding recombinase RecA, translating into MATEKQKALDLAVSQIEKQFGKGSIMKLGEDSIKASIEFIPTGAISLDLALGIGGIPRGRITEIFGPEMSGKSTLALYIIANAQANGGTAAYIDAEHAMDPSYASNCGVKVKDLLISQPDTGEQALEIAEALVRSGAVDVVVIDSVAALVPRAELEGDMGDAFVGLQARLMSQALRKLTSAIHRSHTSVIFINQLREKVGVFFGNPEVTPGGRALKFYSSVRIDLRRADTLKKGDVIIGSRVKAKVVKNKVAPPFKTAEFDILFDEGVSTEGCLLDLGVSLGVVSKSGAFYTYNDSRIGQGRENARDYLKEHNEIAKEIEQQIRAQAFKAPAAADSEAVE; encoded by the coding sequence ATGGCCACAGAAAAGCAAAAAGCCCTCGATTTAGCGGTCAGCCAGATTGAGAAGCAGTTTGGCAAAGGCTCTATCATGAAGCTGGGCGAGGACTCGATCAAGGCTTCCATTGAATTCATACCGACAGGAGCCATTTCACTGGATTTAGCCTTGGGAATAGGCGGCATTCCGAGGGGGCGTATTACCGAGATATTCGGCCCGGAGATGAGCGGAAAGTCGACCCTGGCCCTTTATATCATCGCCAACGCTCAGGCTAACGGCGGAACCGCGGCGTATATAGACGCGGAGCATGCTATGGACCCGTCGTACGCTTCCAATTGCGGTGTCAAGGTAAAGGATCTGTTGATCTCCCAGCCGGACACGGGAGAGCAGGCGCTTGAGATAGCGGAAGCGCTGGTCAGGAGCGGGGCGGTCGACGTAGTTGTGATAGACAGCGTTGCCGCGCTTGTCCCGCGCGCCGAGCTTGAGGGAGACATGGGGGACGCCTTCGTCGGGCTGCAGGCCCGATTGATGTCTCAGGCTCTTAGAAAACTTACATCGGCTATTCACAGGTCACATACCTCGGTAATATTTATAAATCAACTGCGGGAAAAGGTGGGAGTGTTCTTCGGAAATCCCGAGGTCACTCCGGGCGGAAGGGCGCTCAAGTTCTACAGCTCGGTACGCATCGATCTCAGACGGGCCGATACCCTGAAAAAAGGAGACGTTATAATAGGAAGCCGTGTCAAGGCCAAAGTAGTGAAAAACAAGGTAGCGCCTCCATTTAAAACCGCCGAGTTCGACATCCTCTTCGACGAGGGTGTCAGCACGGAAGGATGTCTTCTCGATCTCGGCGTCAGCCTTGGAGTGGTAAGCAAGTCAGGTGCTTTCTATACATACAACGACAGCCGTATAGGGCAGGGCAGGGAGAACGCCAGGGATTACTTGAAAGAGCACAATGAAATCGCTAAAGAAATCGAGCAGCAGATCCGGGCGCAGGCTTTTAAGGCTCCTGCCGCTGCCGATAGCGAAGCAGTTGAATAG
- a CDS encoding regulatory protein RecX — MKSAYRLLGYRQRSEIELRDKLNGKFTKAAVDTVIEHLRGKHMIDDAAFAQYWRERRQTLSPRSGRLVAVELRKKGVDKEVINRALDGYNDKETAYRAAKKRAKLWSGYSYDEFVRKMGAFLLRRGFNYEVAKQTVDRLWKEGV; from the coding sequence TTGAAATCGGCATATCGCCTGCTGGGATATCGTCAGCGAAGTGAGATCGAGCTGAGAGATAAGCTCAACGGCAAGTTCACAAAAGCTGCTGTTGACACCGTGATCGAGCATTTGCGTGGTAAACATATGATCGATGACGCAGCGTTCGCGCAGTATTGGCGGGAACGGAGACAAACCTTAAGCCCTCGCAGCGGGAGACTGGTTGCCGTCGAACTGCGTAAGAAGGGCGTCGATAAAGAGGTGATTAACAGGGCTCTGGACGGTTATAATGACAAAGAGACCGCTTACCGCGCAGCAAAGAAGAGAGCGAAGCTGTGGTCCGGATATAGCTATGATGAATTCGTACGTAAAATGGGCGCCTTTCTGTTGCGGAGGGGGTTCAATTACGAGGTGGCTAAACAAACCGTCGACCGCTTATGGAAAGAGGGCGTTTGA
- the rny gene encoding ribonuclease Y, translating into MWYVLAASVGFILGGVLVFFVWRIIIGRRTRAAQIEVEAILNDAQTKSKTMMLEAKEEAIKIKGQAESDARERRTELNKQERRLSQKEENIDKKLDSIEKRERGLVDKEKEADNLRNQLQDLKVKQVQQLELISGISSSEAKKLLIKAIEEEAMEDVNRRIREIEAQLKRNADEKSREILSQSIQRLATSVVSETTVSVVALPSDEMKGRLIGREGRNIRALENATGVDLIIDDTPEAVTISSFDPVRREIARLALEKLVLDGRIHPARIEEMVASAKSEVEATILSEGEAAIHEVGLPGLHPELIKLLGRLKYRFSYGQNVLQHSIETAHLSRMIAAELGMRTDAVKKAGLLHDIGKAVDAQVEGPHAKIGADLVRQWDKSIEVVNAIAEHHGETGTTSLMGFIVSAADAISGGRAGARRESLEHYLKRLEALESVANSFEGVEKSFAIQAGREIRIMVKPTEVDDIQSLRLARDIVKKIEETLEYPGQIKVTVIRETRAVDYAK; encoded by the coding sequence ATGTGGTATGTACTAGCCGCAAGTGTCGGATTTATTTTAGGAGGCGTTCTGGTTTTCTTCGTATGGCGTATAATCATCGGCAGACGAACCCGCGCCGCGCAGATTGAAGTCGAGGCTATCCTAAACGACGCGCAGACAAAATCAAAGACAATGATGCTCGAGGCGAAAGAAGAAGCGATAAAAATTAAAGGGCAAGCTGAGAGCGATGCCAGGGAACGCCGGACCGAATTGAACAAGCAGGAAAGAAGGCTGTCGCAAAAAGAAGAAAACATCGATAAGAAGTTGGATTCGATAGAGAAAAGGGAGCGCGGCCTTGTCGACAAGGAAAAGGAAGCAGATAATCTGCGCAACCAGCTCCAGGATTTAAAGGTGAAACAGGTGCAACAGCTGGAATTGATATCGGGCATCTCCAGTTCCGAAGCGAAGAAGCTGTTAATAAAGGCTATTGAAGAAGAAGCCATGGAGGACGTGAACCGTCGCATACGGGAGATCGAGGCGCAGCTCAAGAGGAACGCGGATGAAAAGAGCCGCGAGATACTTTCTCAGTCGATTCAGCGACTGGCCACATCTGTAGTATCGGAGACAACGGTCTCCGTTGTGGCGCTGCCGAGCGATGAGATGAAGGGGCGATTGATAGGGAGAGAGGGCCGCAATATCAGGGCGCTGGAGAATGCCACCGGCGTCGACCTTATCATCGATGACACTCCTGAAGCTGTAACGATCTCCAGTTTTGATCCGGTAAGGCGCGAGATAGCACGCCTTGCTCTGGAAAAGCTGGTGCTGGACGGCAGAATTCACCCGGCAAGGATCGAGGAAATGGTCGCGTCAGCAAAGTCCGAGGTTGAAGCAACCATACTGTCTGAAGGCGAGGCGGCCATACACGAGGTTGGATTGCCCGGTTTACATCCGGAATTAATAAAACTGCTGGGACGCCTTAAGTACCGTTTCAGTTACGGACAAAACGTATTGCAGCACAGCATAGAGACGGCGCATCTTTCACGTATGATCGCCGCGGAATTGGGAATGAGAACGGACGCGGTGAAGAAAGCCGGCCTTCTTCACGATATAGGGAAAGCGGTGGACGCGCAGGTGGAAGGGCCTCACGCCAAGATCGGCGCCGACCTGGTGAGACAGTGGGATAAGTCCATCGAAGTAGTCAATGCTATAGCCGAGCATCACGGCGAGACGGGAACAACAAGCCTTATGGGATTTATCGTATCGGCTGCCGACGCAATCAGCGGGGGCAGGGCTGGTGCGAGGAGAGAGTCCCTCGAACATTATCTCAAGCGTCTCGAAGCTCTGGAGAGTGTCGCCAACAGCTTTGAAGGCGTGGAGAAGTCCTTCGCCATACAGGCCGGTCGCGAGATACGCATCATGGTTAAGCCGACCGAGGTTGATGATATCCAGTCTCTCAGACTTGCACGCGATATAGTGAAGAAAATAGAGGAAACTCTCGAATATCCCGGACAGATTAAGGTTACGGTGATCAGAGAGACGCGTGCCGTTGATTACGCAAAATAG
- a CDS encoding TIGR00282 family metallophosphoesterase encodes MRILMIGDVIGKPGRSAVKRLVPELRSEFGLDLVIANGENAAGGIGLTPSTADELIASEIDMITSGNHIWAHKEMAASIDSYQQVLRPLNYPKGVAGRGYAVVKNALVVSLIGRTFMSSLDCPFRAVDELLESLDGDRPAVTVIDFHAEATSEKIALGWYLNGRVSSVTGTHTHVGTIDAKILPKGTAFVTDIGMVGPVESVIGDDIDSVIERFLLQTPHRISVGKGKVAFNSVMIEVDEKTGKAASITRIDREVDLNV; translated from the coding sequence ATGCGAATTCTGATGATCGGCGACGTCATAGGCAAGCCCGGGCGCAGCGCTGTTAAGCGACTGGTGCCGGAGTTGCGCTCCGAGTTCGGGCTGGACCTGGTCATAGCCAACGGCGAGAATGCCGCCGGCGGGATAGGGTTGACTCCATCTACCGCGGACGAGCTTATCGCTTCGGAAATCGATATGATAACGTCTGGAAATCATATCTGGGCGCACAAGGAAATGGCGGCATCTATAGACAGCTATCAGCAGGTGCTGCGTCCATTGAACTATCCTAAGGGAGTCGCCGGCAGGGGATATGCAGTCGTCAAGAACGCTCTGGTAGTGAGCCTTATAGGGCGCACGTTTATGAGCAGCCTCGACTGCCCGTTCCGCGCCGTAGATGAGCTTCTTGAAAGCCTTGACGGCGACAGGCCCGCCGTGACCGTCATCGATTTTCACGCCGAGGCGACGTCAGAGAAGATAGCGCTGGGATGGTATCTCAACGGCAGGGTCAGCTCGGTAACGGGAACCCATACCCATGTCGGCACGATCGACGCGAAGATACTGCCTAAAGGCACCGCCTTCGTTACGGACATCGGCATGGTGGGCCCCGTCGAATCCGTAATTGGTGATGATATCGATTCTGTAATAGAAAGATTTCTCTTACAGACGCCGCATAGGATATCCGTAGGTAAAGGGAAAGTGGCTTTCAATTCCGTCATGATTGAAGTAGACGAAAAAACGGGCAAGGCTGCAAGTATAACCCGAATAGATCGGGAGGTCGACCTCAATGTCTAA
- a CDS encoding PHP domain-containing protein: MSKRVDLHLHTTYSDGRLTPGELIQIAAEQGIGVIAITDHDTINGIEPALAAAECFPYVTVIPGVEINTDVDQGEVHILGYFLDYKNKPLLKTLESLRNSRKVRAQKMLDKLDGLGIHIEWERILEMADGGSVGRPHIAQALFEGQHVDTLQDAFERYIGRKGPAYAERDRLSPREAVELIAKASGMPVIAHPASIKDLEEMIVDLKQSGLVGIEAYYDNYDKNTVERLSGLAAKYDLIATGGSDFHGFEDDHETPLGEARVPYECFQHLMELSQKRHEERKSK; this comes from the coding sequence ATGTCTAAAAGAGTCGACCTGCACCTGCATACAACCTACTCCGACGGGAGATTAACACCGGGGGAACTGATACAGATTGCCGCCGAGCAGGGTATCGGAGTGATAGCAATAACCGATCACGATACTATTAATGGAATCGAACCCGCCTTGGCGGCAGCGGAGTGCTTTCCGTACGTGACAGTCATTCCCGGCGTTGAGATCAACACCGACGTGGATCAGGGGGAAGTGCATATCCTGGGATATTTCCTGGATTATAAAAACAAACCTTTACTCAAGACCCTGGAGAGCCTGCGCAACTCACGCAAAGTACGGGCGCAGAAGATGCTGGATAAGCTGGATGGGCTGGGGATTCATATCGAGTGGGAGCGCATATTGGAGATGGCGGACGGCGGCTCGGTGGGGCGTCCCCACATAGCACAGGCGCTGTTTGAAGGACAACACGTCGATACGCTTCAGGATGCTTTCGAGCGCTATATCGGCCGTAAAGGACCCGCGTATGCGGAGCGTGACAGGCTGTCTCCCAGAGAGGCTGTAGAGCTTATCGCCAAAGCTAGTGGAATGCCCGTCATCGCGCACCCGGCCAGTATCAAGGACCTGGAAGAGATGATAGTTGACTTGAAACAATCCGGCCTTGTAGGCATTGAAGCATACTATGATAACTACGATAAAAACACAGTCGAACGGCTGAGCGGTCTGGCCGCTAAGTATGATCTGATAGCTACAGGCGGAAGCGATTTTCATGGCTTTGAAGACGATCATGAGACTCCTCTCGGCGAAGCCCGGGTGCCTTATGAGTGCTTCCAGCATCTCATGGAGCTATCGCAGAAACGCCACGAAGAACGTAAAAGTAAATGA
- a CDS encoding alpha/beta fold hydrolase, protein MKWHTEHIYFPSGDIKLHGVIYLPKTEGRFPGVVMCHGMASDYRSMRPSAQQLARKGIAAFAIDMRGHGMSGGTLDGGIGQDVVAAYNNFKNHTSVDAERIGLAGHSLGALACLYAASVVNGAKALVLMSIPSDIGSMAEFWQPMRKEAERLGTPVLEFPKIGPLPYYGWLNQQVSRAWMIFRKYKMRIDIEHDTESWLSLLPLSNIDKIGDIPKLLIHSKGDKWLPYEKTVALYEKAQQPKDMVLSEGGYHVTPLLPGSLRSKWISWTASTLKGKGDR, encoded by the coding sequence ATGAAGTGGCATACGGAACATATCTATTTCCCTTCAGGAGACATAAAGCTCCACGGCGTGATATATCTGCCTAAAACCGAAGGCCGTTTCCCCGGCGTAGTCATGTGCCACGGTATGGCTTCGGATTACCGCTCCATGCGTCCAAGCGCGCAGCAGCTTGCCCGCAAGGGCATAGCGGCCTTCGCAATCGATATGCGGGGCCACGGCATGAGCGGGGGGACGCTTGATGGAGGCATCGGACAGGACGTAGTAGCGGCATACAATAACTTCAAGAATCATACGAGTGTGGATGCTGAGCGTATCGGGTTGGCAGGACACAGCCTGGGGGCGCTGGCGTGTCTCTACGCGGCTTCTGTAGTGAACGGGGCTAAAGCCCTGGTGCTAATGTCTATTCCGTCCGACATCGGGAGCATGGCCGAGTTCTGGCAGCCGATGAGAAAAGAAGCGGAGCGTCTCGGCACACCCGTTCTCGAGTTTCCCAAAATCGGCCCGCTTCCATACTACGGCTGGTTGAACCAGCAGGTCTCAAGGGCATGGATGATTTTCCGTAAATACAAAATGCGCATAGACATAGAGCATGATACGGAATCCTGGCTTTCATTGCTCCCTTTGTCGAACATAGATAAGATCGGCGATATTCCAAAGTTGCTTATTCACAGCAAGGGGGACAAATGGCTGCCTTATGAGAAGACCGTTGCTTTGTATGAGAAAGCACAGCAGCCCAAAGATATGGTATTATCCGAAGGCGGATATCACGTCACCCCGCTGCTTCCCGGCTCCCTTAGGAGTAAGTGGATATCTTGGACAGCTTCGACTCTTAAAGGAAAAGGCGACCGATAA
- a CDS encoding glycerol-3-phosphate acyltransferase gives MSYYPMILLAIGAYLLGSVPAAYIAGRAFRGVDIREYGSGIASGSNVWHSVAKWAIVPVGIFDLFKGIIPVLVAMHLHLTVGGSEVAAQGIGALAAMAGHSWSVFFKFGGGRGVTPMLGALGFFAPWELMIFVAVWVGGLGLFKNSPLFMMVATLAMIIASPFLSNPYMSPDEQLTATWFLIGMALLLIIKRIIAERPIPRDNWKQVMLCRLLYDRDTRKRTDWIYRKPIKYTDTKY, from the coding sequence ATGTCATATTATCCGATGATATTGCTGGCAATAGGGGCGTATCTCCTCGGCTCGGTGCCCGCGGCTTACATAGCCGGACGGGCGTTCAGGGGCGTCGATATCAGGGAATACGGCAGCGGCATAGCCAGCGGATCGAATGTGTGGCATTCCGTTGCGAAGTGGGCCATTGTTCCAGTCGGCATTTTCGATCTTTTTAAGGGAATAATACCGGTCCTGGTCGCGATGCATCTGCATCTTACCGTAGGCGGCAGCGAGGTGGCGGCGCAGGGCATCGGCGCGCTTGCCGCTATGGCGGGCCATAGCTGGTCGGTGTTCTTCAAGTTCGGTGGGGGCAGGGGTGTCACCCCCATGCTGGGGGCCTTGGGTTTCTTCGCGCCATGGGAACTTATGATATTCGTCGCGGTCTGGGTGGGAGGATTAGGGTTGTTCAAGAACTCGCCCCTCTTCATGATGGTGGCCACTTTGGCCATGATAATCGCAAGTCCTTTCCTTTCTAATCCATATATGTCGCCGGACGAACAGCTTACCGCCACCTGGTTTCTCATCGGCATGGCTCTGCTGTTAATCATTAAAAGAATCATAGCCGAGCGCCCCATTCCACGCGATAACTGGAAGCAGGTTATGCTTTGCCGACTCCTGTACGACAGGGATACGCGCAAACGTACGGATTGGATATACAGAAAGCCCATCAAATATACGGATACGAAATATTAG
- a CDS encoding thymidylate synthase translates to MEITFIKVRDLNEAWWKCIREVLTNGYEYTIDSGSYAGQKRKEFDFVVVHIEHPGTRPLVPTVPEGVPPPTDIEYVERDYLPYLMSNLKQANETYTYGEDIEQQFLEIVEMYKKGFNTNQATMTVGNRDSIYLSDPPCLRIIDTRVRYGKLHYVVYFRSWDLYAGFPNNLAGIQMMKECMAGEIGVEDGEIIAVSKGLHLYEHNWEVARMVAGL, encoded by the coding sequence ATGGAAATAACCTTTATCAAAGTAAGAGACCTTAATGAAGCCTGGTGGAAATGCATCCGCGAGGTGCTGACGAATGGCTATGAATATACCATCGACAGCGGCAGCTACGCCGGGCAGAAACGCAAGGAGTTCGATTTCGTCGTTGTGCACATCGAGCATCCCGGCACCAGGCCTCTTGTGCCTACAGTGCCGGAAGGTGTTCCGCCGCCGACCGATATCGAATATGTCGAGAGGGATTACCTGCCGTACCTGATGTCCAACTTAAAGCAGGCGAATGAGACCTATACCTACGGCGAGGACATCGAGCAACAATTCCTCGAGATCGTGGAGATGTATAAGAAGGGCTTCAATACTAATCAGGCCACGATGACGGTCGGCAACCGCGACTCAATCTATCTAAGCGACCCGCCCTGCCTGCGCATCATCGACACGAGGGTGAGATACGGCAAGCTGCACTACGTCGTTTATTTCCGGTCGTGGGACCTGTACGCGGGATTCCCTAACAACCTGGCGGGCATCCAGATGATGAAGGAATGCATGGCCGGAGAGATCGGCGTGGAGGACGGCGAGATCATCGCGGTGAGCAAAGGGCTGCATCTTTACGAGCACAACTGGGAAGTTGCCAGGATGGTAGCCGGACTGTAA
- a CDS encoding thioesterase family protein, translated as MAVKVNVFHDGLQKTIEYFIQKCSPSFNDILSFSIDSQDFDIGIINFSNRDELIGNPVQRILHGGVISSILDVAGGHTVFMQVYKDIMDEPLEKQAQILGKLGTIDLRIDYLRPGRGNAFTAKGYILRKGNKVAVTRMELHNEEDLLIAVGTGTYALG; from the coding sequence ATGGCGGTAAAGGTCAACGTTTTCCATGACGGTTTGCAGAAAACCATAGAATATTTCATTCAGAAGTGCAGCCCTTCGTTCAACGATATCCTCAGCTTCAGCATCGATTCGCAGGACTTCGATATCGGGATAATAAACTTCTCGAACCGCGACGAGCTTATAGGCAACCCGGTACAGCGCATACTGCACGGCGGTGTCATATCGTCGATCCTGGATGTCGCCGGCGGCCATACCGTGTTCATGCAGGTTTACAAGGACATAATGGATGAACCGCTTGAGAAACAGGCGCAGATTCTGGGCAAGCTGGGCACCATCGACTTGCGGATAGACTACCTGCGTCCCGGAAGAGGCAATGCTTTCACAGCGAAAGGCTACATACTCAGAAAAGGGAACAAGGTGGCAGTAACACGCATGGAGCTGCACAACGAGGAAGATTTGCTGATAGCTGTGGGTACCGGGACTTACGCGCTGGGCTAG
- a CDS encoding thioesterase family protein: MDDKSSQDEELRQAIDFFFKHAGPQFVQFLGFSIDSTDFDSGVITFGMDDRLVGNRYYRMLHGGVISSILDIAGGVTVYLQVMKEFRGKDHEKQVERLSKIGTIDIRVDFLSPGRGERFTARGYMLRKGGKVAVTRMELRNEKAVLIAVATGTYAVG; the protein is encoded by the coding sequence ATGGACGACAAAAGCTCTCAGGACGAGGAACTCCGACAGGCAATAGACTTCTTCTTCAAGCACGCCGGTCCTCAGTTCGTTCAATTCCTGGGATTCAGCATCGATTCCACAGATTTCGACAGCGGTGTTATTACCTTCGGCATGGACGATCGCCTCGTCGGCAATCGCTACTATAGGATGCTGCACGGCGGCGTCATCTCATCGATCCTGGATATCGCGGGCGGGGTCACGGTATACCTGCAAGTGATGAAAGAGTTCAGAGGGAAAGACCACGAAAAGCAGGTGGAAAGGCTGAGCAAGATAGGAACCATCGATATCAGGGTGGACTTTCTCAGTCCCGGCAGGGGCGAAAGGTTCACCGCCAGAGGCTATATGCTCCGCAAGGGCGGCAAGGTTGCCGTCACGCGCATGGAGCTGCGCAATGAGAAAGCTGTGCTTATCGCCGTAGCAACGGGAACATACGCGGTGGGGTAG
- a CDS encoding M20/M25/M40 family metallo-hydrolase, with translation MVKNVNKSAGIQPDRLRRLLKNLIDIYSPSGKEEDILDYAEVYLKKHGLSVERQEVDENRYNLIVMPEDRDEIDVCFVGHLDTVTAYDLTDFEFERKGDVISGLGTADMKSGCAAMIEAFTVLAEAGGRMPPVGLALVVGEEEYSDGAKSLVLEYGFPWAIVGEPTSLSPCLGHYGYLEVVLRTQGKRAHSSLPELGHNAVESMLKLLLKVTEYASSSSQGLVYNIRQLSGASTGFVVPDYCESWLDVHLPPDSRIDLLRTELEHLVESAGKSIRGLDADIRFEDTYSGYRISPEGNMVKKLMKTYEGLSMGWEPQDFRSHSDASVLFSAGVNPIVLGPGSLAAAHMPDESVSFNQVLQAAHLYLNIARSLS, from the coding sequence GTGGTAAAAAACGTTAACAAATCCGCGGGTATACAGCCCGACCGGCTTAGAAGACTCCTCAAGAACCTTATTGATATCTATAGCCCTTCCGGTAAGGAGGAGGATATCCTCGATTATGCCGAGGTATATCTGAAAAAGCACGGATTATCGGTTGAGAGGCAGGAGGTTGATGAGAACCGTTATAACCTTATCGTGATGCCTGAGGACAGGGACGAAATAGATGTATGCTTCGTGGGTCATCTCGATACGGTAACTGCTTACGATCTGACCGATTTCGAGTTCGAACGTAAGGGTGATGTTATTTCAGGACTGGGCACCGCCGATATGAAATCGGGCTGCGCCGCCATGATAGAGGCGTTCACTGTCCTTGCTGAAGCGGGCGGCAGGATGCCCCCTGTTGGACTGGCTCTGGTTGTCGGCGAGGAGGAATACAGCGACGGCGCGAAGTCGCTTGTGTTGGAATACGGTTTCCCATGGGCTATTGTGGGCGAGCCGACATCACTGTCGCCGTGTCTCGGACATTACGGATATCTTGAGGTCGTTCTAAGGACACAGGGTAAAAGGGCGCATTCTTCTCTGCCGGAACTGGGACATAACGCCGTCGAGTCCATGTTGAAGCTTCTGCTCAAGGTCACGGAATATGCCAGTTCTTCATCTCAGGGGCTGGTATATAACATCAGACAGTTATCCGGAGCCTCTACCGGTTTTGTAGTGCCAGACTATTGCGAGTCCTGGCTGGATGTTCACCTGCCGCCCGATTCAAGAATCGATTTACTAAGAACCGAGCTGGAACATCTGGTGGAATCGGCGGGCAAGAGCATACGGGGACTTGATGCCGACATCAGGTTTGAGGATACCTACTCGGGATACCGGATTTCGCCCGAAGGAAATATGGTTAAGAAACTGATGAAGACATACGAAGGTTTGTCGATGGGATGGGAGCCTCAGGATTTCAGAAGTCATTCCGATGCGAGCGTGCTTTTTTCCGCCGGCGTCAATCCTATCGTTCTCGGTCCGGGCAGCCTGGCGGCGGCTCATATGCCAGACGAATCAGTTTCCTTCAACCAGGTGTTGCAGGCGGCGCATCTCTATCTGAACATCGCGCGGTCATTGAGCTAA
- a CDS encoding GNAT family N-acetyltransferase, with protein MVREKPRTKNRKVEIRQMDIDDIAAVYHLGEELFTSEDLPILYRTWDPFEVAEYFSSDPEYCLVAEVDEQIVGFVLANSITKEGTAWKKYGYLAWIGVDEDFQRMNLGRRLYKEVERRLQTDGVRMVIADTEGGNEEAIAFFARSGFTPRREHIWLAKTLRRPGKKAEDKKVSGKKR; from the coding sequence TTGGTTAGAGAAAAACCTAGAACTAAAAATAGGAAGGTTGAAATCCGGCAGATGGATATCGATGATATAGCTGCCGTGTACCATCTGGGCGAGGAGCTTTTCACCAGTGAGGATCTCCCTATTCTTTATCGTACGTGGGATCCGTTTGAGGTCGCCGAGTATTTTTCGTCCGATCCCGAATATTGTCTGGTGGCCGAGGTGGATGAGCAGATCGTCGGTTTTGTACTGGCTAACTCGATAACCAAAGAGGGAACCGCATGGAAGAAATACGGGTATCTCGCATGGATCGGGGTCGATGAAGATTTTCAAAGGATGAATCTAGGCCGTCGCCTGTACAAAGAGGTAGAGAGAAGGCTGCAAACCGATGGCGTAAGGATGGTTATCGCAGATACCGAGGGCGGGAATGAAGAAGCCATAGCGTTTTTCGCCAGGAGCGGCTTCACTCCAAGGCGGGAACACATCTGGCTGGCGAAGACTCTTCGACGGCCCGGCAAGAAGGCAGAGGATAAGAAAGTCAGTGGTAAAAAACGTTAA
- a CDS encoding zinc ribbon domain-containing protein encodes MPIYQYYCNKCEKEFELKRLMADIDKSAPCPKCKQKGTRLVTAFSSMVGLHLKTPSKTVFRGTTGKTTKTEKKTQVKKSVKKSKQAKK; translated from the coding sequence ATGCCCATCTACCAGTACTACTGCAACAAATGCGAAAAGGAATTTGAACTTAAACGACTCATGGCGGACATCGATAAGTCGGCGCCGTGTCCCAAGTGCAAGCAGAAGGGCACAAGATTGGTAACCGCTTTTTCATCGATGGTTGGATTGCATCTGAAAACGCCGTCAAAAACGGTATTTAGAGGGACGACAGGTAAAACAACAAAGACCGAAAAGAAGACTCAGGTTAAGAAGAGCGTTAAAAAATCGAAACAGGCCAAGAAGTAG